In Procambarus clarkii isolate CNS0578487 chromosome 17, FALCON_Pclarkii_2.0, whole genome shotgun sequence, the sequence CCTCCTGCAGGGCTCCTTCCTGTGCAACTTAACCTCCAGGATCCTGACCTGCAACGTTACTGGCAGAAGCGAGGTGAGAAACACCACCTGACGGCGACGCCAcacaccagtaacaacagcaaatATTAACAAAAAATAAAGCGTCagtttgttaattttacttaatacAACTTTGCCTCCCATATGTGAGTGAtgaccccgggttcgattcctgggagGTGCGAGGCGTTCGGGCACATATACTGacgcctgatgcacctgttcacctagcagtcaataggtacccgggagttagtcaacaATAGTAGGCCTAGTTGGACCTCGATTACCCTAACAGGTTTCCTGTTCCCGACAATACCAAAAACAATTTAATGGCTCAAAAAAAATATTGGCAAGTGTTATATCTTTGAATTTAACAAACACAAGAGCTTCTATTCATTATCTCAACAGTATATGTTtatatcatttattttccatttaTCTCTTACATAATAGTAAGTAATCCCTCTGACCAAGGTTGCCCTGTGACGTTGATAAATGCTAAATAACAGTCTTATTTACAGGTGCTGGCGACTCCTTGATTGCTGTGCTCCGAGGCATCTCTGGGTAGTGGGAGAGCAACTTGTCTCATTTACAACATCCTAATTGAGCTAATATTTCTCTCCCGTTGCTCCGCAGAGCTCTGAGTTGCCCACGGCCACATGGGAGGACATAGACGAGATGGTCGTCATTGGTGCCAAGTCTCTTAACATCGAAGAACAATGCCCGGGCAAGGATAAACGTGTCAAAATCATAGACTCAAAAAACGTTAAGACAGCAGCAAgagtgggggatgagagctgtGTGGTACACTTGCATCTTACTAATTCCTCAGCGACTGCCATCACCAGCGTGGCATCCTTGCTGAGGATCAACAACTCCGAAGTGGACCTTATCAAGAGAGACCCGGTTGAACAGTTCGACATATATAGTTCGACTGTGGCTGACCTGAGCGTGAGAGCAACTGACGCTCTCTGTGAGATTAACGACTCCACTGTCAAAATCTTAAGGCGAGTCATACTGGACGGAAACTTCACATTCAAGATTGACACCAGTTATATCGGCAACCTAAAACATTTGATTACAATTCGAGTGCAGAAAATTCAGAAATCGTGAACGTAACTGTGGATAAGGTGGAGAGCGAGGGTTTGGTGGTGAGTAATGGAGCACTAACTTTGCAGCAGGTGACTATCCACAGCCTGCCAGCGAGGGCTATCATCCTGCAGGTGGAGCCACACTGAGGGTGGAGGACTGCCACATAGCAATGCTGAAGTTGACAGCGTCGTCGTAGAAAGTGGTACTGTTGAGTTCCACAGAGTAACAATAGGGAACAACCTCAATGTTTCCTTCACAATAAAAGATGCTGGCGGTGGTCTACGTCCTCTTTGCTCTTTTCATTAGCCCTTTGCCAATAGTTGTATGGATCGTGGCTGGAATCGGTACTGGTCTAGTTATTGGTATTCTGATTGGTTGTGTTTCATTTTCCGTCTTATTAAATCGCAAAAGGAGTCTCAGACAAAACGATCAGGATGGCATGGAGTTGTTGAAAACAGACAGTCCATCAGGAGCGTCGCCGAAGACTTCACAGGGGGCCCACCATCACACAGTCTCAGCGCCCCGCAGCCCATCAGGAGAAAATTGGTATTGATGATGACGAATGTTACACAGATGTTGGCAATAACGAGAACAACGATAATTCTAAGAACAATGTACTTACAATTCTTACTCCCCTCCACCCACAAACAAGCCACCACCATCTGTACCTAGTTCTGGTACACCTTCAACCACAGCTTATCCGGCACCTCCAACAGCTTATCCGCCACCACCCACAGATTATCCGCCACCACCCACAGATTATCCGCCACCACCCACAActtatccaccaccacccacagattaTCCACCTCCACCTAAAACCAACCCACCTTCAGCCACAGCTTATCCACCTCCACCCAAAACTTATCCACCTCCAGTCACCTCGCCCTCCAATGGTCCTAATATGTCCAGGAACCCTCCGGCTCCCGCCCGCGTCCCGCCACCACCGCCTGTAAGAAGAGACTCTGCCATCCACACTTCCTCATCGTTCTCAGACGAGCCCAACACCTTGCCGCGAcaacttgaaacaatcgaagacGATCAGGACCCATACGACGAGGTGGAAGAGAGTCAACAGATGTCTCGACCGCCCGTACCGTCCAACAAACCATCATTCTTGCACTCAGCCTTGAAGCCCTCACAGTCGGTGCGGAGCAACAGCCCAAATTCCAATCTTCCCGCGTCCTCTGGTCCCAAGGAGGTGGGCGGGCGTCAATGGCCACCCCCTAAACCTCAGCTGCCCAGTAAACCGCCGCCCTCAGACACAAAGCCCTCCGGTAGCACCTTCAGCGCTGACGACGACGAAGACATCTATGAAACTATAGAAGAACCCTAAACACACCAGTATCACCAGAGGGGTTTTGGGTTCCAGGTGTTGGAGCATGATTAAGGAGATTATGAGTATACTCCCAGTAGACTATCTTGTAGCTGCAAATTCAGTGTTAGATATTTTGATACATTCCTAAGGAACCATGCAGCGCAACATACTCATAGGTCAATATGTCCTTGTGAACCGACTGTCATACATCTTGAGATAATTCTGTGataccgttcagcaccacagttgAATAATACATCTCAGAGACCAGCACATCTGAGCAATATTGACAACACAGGAGATCGGGTGCACTAACACTAAAATCTTGGATGCGGACGCCTCAGGCATAACACCTGCACCTTAAGACGAGGAAACCTAAGCTGAGCAAGTCTTAAGTGAAATTGATTTGTGATTTGGTACCTATGTAGTTGATGTATGAGTACAATAACGAGTGGTCCTAAAATGGAATCTTGCGGTGCTCCACTTAGCACATTTTTTTCCAGTCTGCTTCTTTCCCATTGAGGGCGACCTCCGCTTAGTTTTAACCATATGATTCATTCTGGTGTTTTGCCGTTTATTCAATGTGCTTGTAGTTTATGTGCCAGAATTTTGTGTAATACCTTAAAGGCTTCACAGACGTTCATGTACGCTACATCTAGTGGAAACTTCATGGGGGTGAGTTGCCCTTTCCAGAAACGTGAGCAGGTTCATTAAGCAAAGTACCCAACGATTTCTGTCCTCCCCAGGATTCGAACACAATTGACGATTGCGAGTCGAAAagaaacccgactgtactaccaggaatgtactattatttgttattgttgttttagattcagctactcggaacaaaaagttccaagtagcacgggctatggtgagcccgtaataccgGGACTAATATGTACCCATATTATATATACCTACATTATTTTTTAATATTGTGTACCTATATTTTATGTCTATATTCTGTTCCCATATA encodes:
- the LOC138365546 gene encoding WAS/WASL-interacting protein family member 1, whose translation is MSRNPPAPARVPPPPPVRRDSAIHTSSSFSDEPNTLPRQLETIEDDQDPYDEVEESQQMSRPPVPSNKPSFLHSALKPSQSVRSNSPNSNLPASSGPKEVGGRQWPPPKPQLPSKPPPSDTKPSGSTFSADDDEDIYETIEEP